In Erwinia pyrifoliae DSM 12163, the genomic window GATGTTGAGAATGCTCGCGCCACGGTCAAACCGCTGGCGGAAGCTGTTTTCCTGAATGGTCGCGTCCGCTATATCGTTAAACCCGCAAAACAGTATCCTGAGCTTGAGCGGCATATGCCTATGTTTTCAGAAGTTATTGAAACTTCCATTCGAGAATTTTTGAGCAGCCATGTTAGAATTGTTCGCACCAATATTGCTAATGATTCTGCTAATAAATGGCTCCTACACTAATAGCGTCATCGTTTTTTAACAAAAACATCGGTGAGTTTGCCCATCAAGGGGAGACTCGCTTTGTTCGTTTTGGTTATATGGTTGCCGCCACCTCGCTGTTCAAACTGACTGAGCTGGAGCTTATTGCCCCAGAAGATGACATCCATACTTACATTACGATCGAGCAGGTGGGTGGCACATATGGTAATCAGACTGCGGTAAGTGAAAAAATCCTTGATCTTAAAGACGATGGCATTTCTGAGGCTGAAATCATCGGGCATCTGCTCGCTTCTGAGCTGCTTGATGAAAATGCGAACATTCATGCGGGAAGGATAGCACTGCGGTCATCCTGCTTTGTAGAGGATGGCAACGAGGTATCCTGCAATCAGGTCGCCGGTGTTGGTGTTGAAGAGGCCTTTCAGAAAAAAGGCATTAGCAGCAGGGCTTATCTGTTTCTCCTGAACTGGTTTGAGCACCTGGTTTGTGATGATACGCAAACTATTCCCGGTGCAAAAATTTGGGCTGGAACGTTGATCCGGGCATGTGAAGTGCGCATCTACAATGAGAATGGACATGTTTTTGAAGATGTCCTTGGCGAGTTGGGAAAAGGGCGTAACCGCGGATTTTTGCCCTGGAATAAGGGGATGCTGACGGATGTAAGCACCTGGCAACCAAACGAAGTCCGGCCAACCGCGCAAAAATATATTGTGTTAGTCATCTCACGCGATACAAGCCTCACAGTGGGCTTATTACCCAGCGTAAAAAGGCAGCAATCAGAGCGCGTACTTACTTAGCGTACTGCACGGGCTTTACAGGGGCTGGTACAGCCGCCTGAACCAGGCTGCACATTCACAGAATTATTAACGACCAGTGCACGTAACTCTGCCAGCGTGCTTCCTGTTCCAATAGCTCAGCACGTAACGGATGGGCTTCCAGCCAGCCGGACGGCAGCGTCAAAGTCAGATTATCATCATCGGCCTGCAAACGTACCGCCGGTAACCTGTCATCGCGTCGGCGGCTGGCAAAAATGATCGCCAGGCGCAGCAGGCGAGCCAGGCGTTCGGCAATGCGCGGGAGCAGGGCATTTTGTTGGCTCAGTAACGGCAGGTCGATGTTAGCAACCTGATTTTGTAGCAAGGTGGCCAGCAATTTTTTCTGTGCCGGAGTAAAGCCGGGCAAATCCAGATGGCGAACCAGATAGGCTGCATGCTGCGGTGCCTGACGGAAATCGACGCTCAGCCCAATCTCGTGGATCAGGCAGGCGCTTGCCAGTAATTCGCGGCTGCGCTCGTCCAGCTTCCAGCGCTGGCTGACCTGGCGGGCAAAGCTCTCCGCCAGCTGGCGCACCCGCTCTGCCTGTTCCGCGTCGATAGCAAAACGGCGCTGGACATCATGCAGCGTGCGGCTGCGAATATCGCGATCGACCGGTAGATGCAGCATGCCATACACCAGCCCTTCGCGCAGCGCACCACCCGCCAGCGTCATGCTGCTGATATCCAGTTCGTTAAAAATGGCGATAAGTATCGACAGGCCACTTGGAAAGACCAACGCACGCTCAAGGGTCAACCCCTCAATTTCCAGCTCTTCCAGCTTGCCGCACTCGATTGCACGCTGTTTCAGCTGCTGCAGTTTGCTCAGCGTGATGCGCTCGTCCATGCCTTGCGCCATCATAATTTCCTGCAGCGCCTGCACGGTGCCGGATGCGCCTACGCACATCTGCCAGCCTTGCTCTTTTAGCGAGTCGGCAATCGGACGGATCATCGCGCGAGCCGCCTGCTCGGCCTGTTCGAAATTCGCCCGACCCAGCTGTCTGTCGGTGAAATAGCGCTCCAGCCAGGTGACGCAGCCCATAGACAGGCTAACCAGCGTAGTGGTTTGCGCCCCCTTGCCGGTGACCAGTTCGGTGCTGCCACCGCCGATATCGACCACCAGACGTTTATCCGACCCCCCGGTGGTATGCGCCACGCCCTGATAAATCAGGCGCGCTTCTTCCTCGCCGCTGATCACGTTTACCGGGCAGCCAAGCACCTCTTGCGCTTTAACCAGAAAGCTTCCCGCATTGGGGGCAATGCGCAGGGTAGCCGTCGCCACCACGCGGATATGTTCGGAGGGGATATCCTGCAGCTGTTCAGAAAACAGCCGCAGACACTGCCATCCGCGCTCCATTGACTCGTCGGAAAGGTTATTATCCGCATCGAGTCCGGCAGCAAGACGCACCTTGCGCTTGATGCGGGCGACGGTCTGGATGCTACCAGCCACCTCACGCACCACCAACATGTGAAAGCTGTTCGACCCTAAATCGATCGCAGCATAAAGTGATGATGCGCTCTGCATAACCGCTTAACCTGAACGTTTGCGGTTAGGGCTACGCGGTGCACTGCTGCGGCGGTTATTGTTACCGCCACGACGCGGGCCATTACCTGAACGGTTGCGGGTCAAACGCTTCGGCGGCGGAAGGTCGCCCATCAGCGCATCACTGTTATAACGGCTGACCGGAATGCTGTGCCCGATATACTCTTCGATGGCCGGCAGGTTCAGCGCGTACTCTTCACAGGCAAGACTAATAGAATGACCGTTAGCGCCCGCACGCCCGGTGCGACCAATACGGTGTACGTAATCTTCACGGTCGTCAGGCAAGTCGTAGTTAAAGACGTGGGTCACTGCGGGAATGTGCAGACCGCGTGCGGCCACGTCGGTGGCCACCAGAATATCAACATCACCTTTGGTGAAGTCATCAAGGATGCGCAGGCGCTTTTTCTGCGCGACATCGCCGGTCAGCAGGCCAACACGATGGCCATCAGCAGCCAGATGGCCCCAGATATCTTCGCAACGATGCTTGGTATTGGCGAAGATGATGGTGCGATCCGGCCACTCTTCTTCAATCAGCGTTTGCAGCAAACGCATTTTTTCTTCGTTGGAGGGGTAGAACAGTTCTTCTTTAATACGATGCCCGGTTTTCTGGTCCGGTTCGACTTCAACGTATTCGGCATTGTTCATGTTCTCAAACGCCAGCTCGCGTACGCGGAACGACAGGGTGGCGGAGAACAGCATATTCAGGCGCTGGTTAGCGGCAGGCATGCGACGGAATAACCAGCGAATATCTTTAATGAAGCCGAGGTCAAACATACGGTCAGCTTCGTCGAGTACCACTACCTGGATGGCGCCCAGGTTGACGTGATTTTGTTTAGCGTAATCGATTAAACGGCCCGTTGTTGCGATCAGCACATCGACACCGCTTTCCAGTACTTTTAGCTGTTTATCATAACCGTCTCCGCCATAGGCCAGGCCGATCTTCAGGCCCGATATCTGTGCCAGCGGCTCGGCGTCTGCATGGATCTGTACCGCCAGTTCGCGCGTTGGGGCGAGGATTAGCGCGCGGGGCTGGTTAACCTGACGGCCTTCCGGAGCGGGGTGAGAAAGAAGATGATGGAACGTTGACGTCAGAAACGCCATCGTTTTGCCGGTACCTGTTTGCGCCTGACCTGCTACATCACGCCCGGAGAGCGTAAAAGGTAATGCCAGCGCCTGAATAGGCGTGCAATTATGAAACCCTTTAGTTTCAAGGGCTTCGATCACCTGAGGGTGCAGGGCGAAGTCGGAAAACTTCTGTTCTGTTAAGTGTGTTTTGCTCATAGTGTGGTAGAATATCAGCTTACTATTGCTTTACGAAAGCATATCCGGTGAAATAAAAGCAGTGAAATAAACTCAGCCTGATGGCGCTTAGCGCGACATCAAAGGTAAAGATAATCTCCTGGAGTAAACATGAGCGATAAAATTGTTCACCTGACCGATGACAGCTTTGAAACCGACGTCCTGAAAGCTGATGGGTTAACGCTGGTCGACTTCTGGGCAGAATGGTGCGGCCCGTGCAAAATGATCGCCCCGATCCTTGACGAAGTGGCTGCCGAATATGAAGGCAAACTGACTGTTGCAAAGCTGAACATCGATGAGAACCCGGCAACGGCACCTAAATACGGCATTCGCGGTATTCCAACCCTGCTGCTGTTCAAAAATGGTGAGGTTGCTGCAACTAAAGTTGGCGCACTGTCTAAAGGCCAGCTTAAAGAGTTCCTGAACGCAAATCTGGGCTAATCATGTCCTGCCGGCGCCTTGCGGTTCGAATTTTTCGTTGACCGCTAGACGCCCGGCATTAAGCGTGCTAATTTAAGTCTACTGCACGACGAACTTACCTTTACCTGTAGTTTAAATCTTTAGAATTACTCCTTTGCTGAACAGCGTATCCATCAAAGCCTTACAAATGTTCAGCAATCTGACGGTTAGTACCAACTGATTTCCGGCTTCCTGTTTACCGTCTCCCTCGTTTCAGATCTGCATTTTCCTGCACGCGATCGTCGAGCGGACTTCAGAACCAGGAACCCATATAAACAGGCATGGATCTTTCGCCATACCATTCACGACAAACAGTTCAAGATATACCCCGAGTTTAAGAACCCACCATTATGAATCTTACCGAATTAAAAAATACGCCGGTTTCTGACCTGATAACTCTCGGCGAAAATATGGGGCTGGAAAACCTGGCCCGTATGCGTAAACAGGACATTATTTTCGCCATCCTCAAGCAACATGCTAAAAGCGGCGAAGATATCTTCGGCGATGGCGTGCTGGAAATATTGCAGGATGGATTTGGTTTCCTCCGCTCCGGCGACAGCTCTTACCTCGCTGGCCCCGATGATATCTACGTTTCCCCCAGCCAAATTCGCCGCTTTAACCTTCGCACGGGTGACACCATCTCTGGCAAGATCCGTCCGCCAAAAGAGGGAGAGCGTTACTTTGCGCTGCTGAAGGTTAACGAGGTTAACTATGACAAACCGGAAAATGCGCGCAATAAAATCCTGTTTGAAAACCTAACGCCGCTGCACGCTAACTCACGTCTGCGCATGGAGCGGGGTAACGGTTCTACCGAAGACTTGACCGCACGCGTGCTGGATTTGGCTTCGCCGATTGGTCGCGGTCAGCGTGGCTTGATTGTCGCCCCGCCGAAAGCGGGTAAAACCATGCTGCTGCAAAATATTGCGCAGAGTATTGCTTACAACCATCCTGACTGCGTGCTGATGGTGTTGCTGATTGACGAGCGCCCTGAAGAAGTGACGGAGATGCAGCGTCTGGTCAAAGGGGAAGTTATCGCTTCTACCTTTGATGAACCTGCATCACGTCACGTTCAGGTCGCTGAAATGGTGATCGAGAAGGCTAAGCGCCTGGTCGAGCACAAAAAAGACGTCATCATCCTGCTGGACTCTATCACTCGCCTGGCGCGTGCCTATAACACCGTGGTTCCTGCCTCTGGCAAGGTACTGACCGGTGGTGTGGATGCCAATGCCCTGCACCGTCCAAAGCGTTTCTTTGGCGCTGCACGTAACGTTGAAGAGGGCGGCAGCCTGACCATTATCGCTACCGCGCTGGTGGATACCGGTTCGAAGATGGATGAAGTGATCTACGAAGAATTCAAAGGTACAGGTAATATGGAACTGCATCTGGCGCGTAAAATCGCCGAGAAACGCGTGTTCCCTGCTATCGATTACAATCGCTCCGGTACGCGTAAGGAAGAGTTGCTGACGACGTCGGAAGAGCTGCAAAAAATGTGGATTCTGCGTAAGATCATTCACCCAATGGGCGAAATTGATGCGATGGAGTTCCTGATTAATAAGTTGGCGATGACCAAAACCAACGATGAATTCTTCGATATGATGAAACGTTCATAATTGAGTAAGGTGTGCGCAGCTTAGCGACGAGCCTGTCGTTATTGCCTACAGATTCTGCCAATAAACCGAACAAAAATCGGGTAACGCCACGCTAAGTCGTGGCGTTTTTTGTATTTGCTCTATAGGATCTTCTCAACAAGCACATTTACACCATAATATACGGCACAGGATGGAAGCCGCAGGGAGCATCGATTATGCGTACCCTGGTGAATTAAATCAGAATCAGACGAGTGTATGTGGCATAAATTTTGCCGGTGACATGACGCGATTCTTAGCAGAGAGCTGGTTAATGTGAATTTACTCAATACGAGTACGGAGCTTGCCCTAACTTTTTTATTTTCGTTAGCGTTTCTTTTTTTTGCGCGCAAAGCCGCTAAGAAAATTGGACTGGTGGATAAACCTAACTACCGCAAGCGTCATCAGGGGGCGATTCCGTTAGTCGGCGGTATTTCTGTCTTTGCCGGAAGTTGCTTCGCCTTTGCATTAACGGATTTCTACATTCCTCATATCTGGCTGTACTTAGGCTGTGCGGGCAGTCTGGTCATGGTTGGCGCACTGGATGACCGCTATGACATCAGCGTGAAATTTCGTGCCCTGGTTCAGGCGGCTGTTGCCGTCGTCATGATGATGAAAGCCAAGATTTATCTGCTAAGCCTTGGCTATATCTTCGGCCCCTGGGAGCTGATTGTCGGTCCATTTGGTTACGTCCTGACGCTGTTTGCCGTCTGGGCTGCTATCAATGCGTTCAATATGGTAGATGGAATCGACGGGCTGTTGGGCGGGTTGTCCTGCGTCACGTTCTTTGCCATGGGCATTATTTTACTATTTGACGGCCAGAACAGCCTCGCCATGTGGTGCTTTATCATGATTTCCGCCATCTTTCCCTACATTCTGTTGAATCTCGGCATGCTTGGCCGTCGTTATAAAGTTTTTATGGGTGATGCGGGCAGCACGCTGATTGGCTTTACCATTATTTGGATCCTGCTGGAAACCACTCAAGGGCAGAATCATCCTATCACTCCCGTCACGGCGCTGTGGCTGATTGCCATCCCGCTGATGGATATGGTGGCGATTATGTATCGCCGTCTGAGCAAAGGCATGAGTCCTTTCTCGGCTGACCGTCAACATATTCACCATCTGATCATGCGTGCAGGTTTTACCTCACGCCAGGCGTTTGTGCTGATCACCGCAGCGGCGGCCTTGCTGGCGCTGATTGGCGGGCTTGGGGAGTATCTTTCATTCGTGCCTGAATGGGTAATGTTGGTGCTGTTTTTACTGGCATTTATGCTTTATGGCTACTGCATTAAACGCGCGTGGCGTGTGGCGCGCATGATAAAACGCCTGAAGCGCCGGCTGCGAAATAGCAATAACGGTAATAAACCCTCTGTTGACAGATAGAAGCCTGACCACAAGGAAATTGAAGTATGAATCATCCTGATGCTGGCGATAACGAACTGGATATTCGCGGCCTTTGCTGCGCGCTATGGTGTGGTAAACTTTGGATTATCGCCGGTGGCGTGTTGTTTGCACTGCTGGCCTGGATCTATTCACTGTTGGTTACGCCACAATGGAGTACGATTGCCATCGTCGATCGGCCAACGGTGAATGCGTTATCCGGGTTTTATTCTCAGCAGCAGTTTTTGAAAAATCTCGATATGCCTGCAGGTAATCTGACCGTTGCGCCGCCAACGGTCAATGATGAAGCGTATCAGGAATTCATCATGCAGCTGTTCGCCTGGGACAGCCGGCACGATTTCTGGCTGCATTCCAGCTACTACCAAAAGAGGAAGAGCGGCAATGCGCGTCAAGATGCCGCATTACTGGATAAACTGATAGCCGATATCCAGCTACAGCCCGCCGACAGCGCAAAAAATATCAATGATACCGTTAAGATTGTGGCGGAAACGGCTGCCGATGCGAACACCCTGTTACGTCAATATGTGGCGTTCGCCAATGCACGCGCTACGGCTCATCTTAATCAGGAGTTGAGCGCAGCCTGGGCCGCCCGCCGCATACAGTTAAAAGCGCAGATCAAACGTCAGGAAGAAGTCGCCAAAGCGATTTACGACCGTCAGTTAAACAGCGTCCGACAGGCTTTGAAGCTTGCGCAGCAGCATGGGTTCGAGCAGGCGAAAACACAAACGCCTTCCGAACAGCTGCCAGACTCGGAACTGTTCCTGCTTGGGCGCTCTATGCTGCAGGCGCGGTTGGAAAATTTGCTGGCCGGCGGTCCGTCTTACGATCTGGCGTACTATCAAAACCGGGCGATGATGATGACGCTGAACGTGGGGCCAACGCTGGTGGAATCATTCCAGACCTGGCGTTATTTACGTACCCCGGAAGAACCAGTGAAGCGTG contains:
- the gppA gene encoding guanosine-5'-triphosphate,3'-diphosphate diphosphatase, translating into MQSASSLYAAIDLGSNSFHMLVVREVAGSIQTVARIKRKVRLAAGLDADNNLSDESMERGWQCLRLFSEQLQDIPSEHIRVVATATLRIAPNAGSFLVKAQEVLGCPVNVISGEEEARLIYQGVAHTTGGSDKRLVVDIGGGSTELVTGKGAQTTTLVSLSMGCVTWLERYFTDRQLGRANFEQAEQAARAMIRPIADSLKEQGWQMCVGASGTVQALQEIMMAQGMDERITLSKLQQLKQRAIECGKLEELEIEGLTLERALVFPSGLSILIAIFNELDISSMTLAGGALREGLVYGMLHLPVDRDIRSRTLHDVQRRFAIDAEQAERVRQLAESFARQVSQRWKLDERSRELLASACLIHEIGLSVDFRQAPQHAAYLVRHLDLPGFTPAQKKLLATLLQNQVANIDLPLLSQQNALLPRIAERLARLLRLAIIFASRRRDDRLPAVRLQADDDNLTLTLPSGWLEAHPLRAELLEQEARWQSYVHWSLIIL
- the rhlB gene encoding ATP-dependent RNA helicase RhlB; amino-acid sequence: MSKTHLTEQKFSDFALHPQVIEALETKGFHNCTPIQALALPFTLSGRDVAGQAQTGTGKTMAFLTSTFHHLLSHPAPEGRQVNQPRALILAPTRELAVQIHADAEPLAQISGLKIGLAYGGDGYDKQLKVLESGVDVLIATTGRLIDYAKQNHVNLGAIQVVVLDEADRMFDLGFIKDIRWLFRRMPAANQRLNMLFSATLSFRVRELAFENMNNAEYVEVEPDQKTGHRIKEELFYPSNEEKMRLLQTLIEEEWPDRTIIFANTKHRCEDIWGHLAADGHRVGLLTGDVAQKKRLRILDDFTKGDVDILVATDVAARGLHIPAVTHVFNYDLPDDREDYVHRIGRTGRAGANGHSISLACEEYALNLPAIEEYIGHSIPVSRYNSDALMGDLPPPKRLTRNRSGNGPRRGGNNNRRSSAPRSPNRKRSG
- the trxA gene encoding thioredoxin TrxA: MSDKIVHLTDDSFETDVLKADGLTLVDFWAEWCGPCKMIAPILDEVAAEYEGKLTVAKLNIDENPATAPKYGIRGIPTLLLFKNGEVAATKVGALSKGQLKEFLNANLG
- the rho gene encoding transcription termination factor Rho — protein: MNLTELKNTPVSDLITLGENMGLENLARMRKQDIIFAILKQHAKSGEDIFGDGVLEILQDGFGFLRSGDSSYLAGPDDIYVSPSQIRRFNLRTGDTISGKIRPPKEGERYFALLKVNEVNYDKPENARNKILFENLTPLHANSRLRMERGNGSTEDLTARVLDLASPIGRGQRGLIVAPPKAGKTMLLQNIAQSIAYNHPDCVLMVLLIDERPEEVTEMQRLVKGEVIASTFDEPASRHVQVAEMVIEKAKRLVEHKKDVIILLDSITRLARAYNTVVPASGKVLTGGVDANALHRPKRFFGAARNVEEGGSLTIIATALVDTGSKMDEVIYEEFKGTGNMELHLARKIAEKRVFPAIDYNRSGTRKEELLTTSEELQKMWILRKIIHPMGEIDAMEFLINKLAMTKTNDEFFDMMKRS
- the wecA gene encoding UDP-N-acetylglucosamine--undecaprenyl-phosphate N-acetylglucosaminephosphotransferase, which codes for MNLLNTSTELALTFLFSLAFLFFARKAAKKIGLVDKPNYRKRHQGAIPLVGGISVFAGSCFAFALTDFYIPHIWLYLGCAGSLVMVGALDDRYDISVKFRALVQAAVAVVMMMKAKIYLLSLGYIFGPWELIVGPFGYVLTLFAVWAAINAFNMVDGIDGLLGGLSCVTFFAMGIILLFDGQNSLAMWCFIMISAIFPYILLNLGMLGRRYKVFMGDAGSTLIGFTIIWILLETTQGQNHPITPVTALWLIAIPLMDMVAIMYRRLSKGMSPFSADRQHIHHLIMRAGFTSRQAFVLITAAAALLALIGGLGEYLSFVPEWVMLVLFLLAFMLYGYCIKRAWRVARMIKRLKRRLRNSNNGNKPSVDR
- the wzzE gene encoding ECA polysaccharide chain length modulation protein, which produces MNHPDAGDNELDIRGLCCALWCGKLWIIAGGVLFALLAWIYSLLVTPQWSTIAIVDRPTVNALSGFYSQQQFLKNLDMPAGNLTVAPPTVNDEAYQEFIMQLFAWDSRHDFWLHSSYYQKRKSGNARQDAALLDKLIADIQLQPADSAKNINDTVKIVAETAADANTLLRQYVAFANARATAHLNQELSAAWAARRIQLKAQIKRQEEVAKAIYDRQLNSVRQALKLAQQHGFEQAKTQTPSEQLPDSELFLLGRSMLQARLENLLAGGPSYDLAYYQNRAMMMTLNVGPTLVESFQTWRYLRTPEEPVKRESPRRALLMMMWGAVGVLVGAGTALIRRPRR